In the genome of Gordonia rubripertincta, one region contains:
- a CDS encoding glycosyltransferase, whose protein sequence is MTVTPVNQSEIPDAGIGPSKAKSLLQRVIFPRAGEPLDVRSLYLLESDSNNRRAHAPSRTSVLLGGESEVSFETYFNAFAAAYWRRWSILDSVVLRIEVIGTARVDLYRSKIDGSRIGIGGDLIATDEHGRGVVEFELDLGPFEDGGWIWFDITTDTDTEIVSAGWYSPIDAPTSDADTKRVTVGIPTFNRPTDAVNALAALTSDPMVDEVIDAVIMPDQGTKKVVDEPGYTEAATALGDRLHIFDQGNLGGSGGYARIMYEALRLTDSPYILYMDDDIAIEPDSILRALAMSRFAKSPMLVGGQMLNLQDRSHLHCMGEVIRRDTFMWTAAPFVEYDHNFSEYPLRDRENSKNLHRRIDVEGNGWWMCMIPRECAETVGLPMPLFIKWDDWEFALRAAKAGYPTATVPGIAIWHMAWSDKDDAIDWQAYFHLRNRLVVASIHHDGPIKGILRSMTKATAKHLLCLEYSTVAIQNEAIRDFLAGPDHIRSLLPTALPKVAAIRKEYPDAVVLPSATELPRTSGEATHLGTSIPLNPISKVKALAAAVVNNARPADPRHHEVPQANYPPIEARWFSLGRVDGVTVTTADGRGVVYRQRDREKMIALAREHFALIKELQDKFGDMKQQYRAAHRELTSKESWAGVFGIE, encoded by the coding sequence ATGACGGTGACCCCCGTGAACCAGTCCGAGATCCCCGACGCGGGCATCGGGCCGTCGAAGGCGAAATCCCTTCTGCAGCGCGTGATCTTTCCGCGCGCGGGTGAGCCGCTCGACGTGCGGTCGCTGTACCTGCTCGAGTCGGACTCCAACAACCGGCGGGCACATGCACCGAGCCGGACCTCGGTGCTTCTCGGCGGCGAATCCGAGGTCAGCTTCGAGACCTACTTCAACGCCTTCGCGGCCGCCTACTGGCGTCGCTGGAGCATCCTGGACTCGGTGGTGCTGCGCATCGAGGTGATCGGCACCGCCCGGGTCGACCTGTACCGCTCCAAGATCGACGGCTCGCGCATCGGTATCGGCGGCGACCTCATCGCCACCGACGAACACGGCCGCGGCGTGGTCGAGTTCGAGCTCGACCTCGGACCGTTCGAGGACGGCGGCTGGATCTGGTTCGACATCACCACCGACACCGACACCGAGATCGTCTCCGCCGGTTGGTATTCGCCGATCGACGCGCCTACCTCCGACGCCGACACCAAGCGCGTGACCGTCGGCATCCCGACCTTCAACCGCCCCACCGACGCGGTCAACGCTCTCGCCGCCCTGACCTCCGACCCGATGGTCGACGAGGTCATCGACGCGGTCATCATGCCCGACCAGGGCACCAAGAAGGTCGTCGACGAACCCGGATACACCGAGGCCGCAACGGCTCTCGGCGACCGGCTGCACATCTTCGACCAGGGCAACCTCGGCGGTTCGGGCGGCTACGCCCGCATCATGTACGAGGCGCTGCGACTCACCGATTCGCCCTACATCCTCTACATGGACGACGACATCGCCATCGAGCCGGACTCGATCCTGCGCGCGCTGGCCATGTCGCGATTCGCCAAGTCCCCCATGCTCGTCGGCGGTCAGATGCTCAACCTGCAGGACCGCAGCCACCTGCACTGCATGGGTGAGGTCATTCGCCGCGACACCTTCATGTGGACCGCGGCGCCGTTCGTCGAATACGACCACAACTTCTCCGAGTACCCGCTGCGGGACCGGGAGAACTCGAAGAACCTGCACCGCCGGATCGACGTCGAGGGCAACGGCTGGTGGATGTGCATGATCCCCCGCGAATGCGCCGAGACCGTCGGCCTGCCGATGCCGCTGTTCATCAAATGGGACGACTGGGAATTCGCGCTGCGCGCGGCCAAGGCCGGCTATCCGACGGCCACCGTCCCGGGCATCGCGATCTGGCACATGGCGTGGAGCGACAAGGACGACGCCATCGACTGGCAGGCGTACTTCCATCTGCGCAACCGGCTCGTCGTCGCATCCATCCACCACGACGGACCGATCAAGGGCATCCTCCGGTCGATGACCAAGGCGACCGCGAAACATCTTCTCTGTCTTGAGTACTCGACGGTCGCCATTCAGAACGAGGCGATCCGGGACTTCCTCGCCGGTCCCGACCACATCCGCAGCCTCCTGCCGACCGCGCTGCCGAAGGTCGCGGCGATCCGCAAGGAGTACCCGGATGCGGTCGTGCTGCCGTCGGCCACCGAGCTGCCCCGGACCTCCGGTGAGGCAACCCATCTGGGCACCTCGATCCCGCTGAACCCGATCAGCAAGGTCAAGGCGCTGGCCGCTGCCGTCGTCAACAACGCCCGGCCCGCCGACCCTCGCCATCACGAGGTCCCGCAGGCGAACTACCCGCCGATCGAGGCGCGCTGGTTCTCGCTCGGCCGCGTCGACGGTGTCACCGTCACCACGGCCGACGGTCGGGGAGTGGTGTACCGGCAGCGTGACCGCGAGAAGATGATCGCGCTCGCTCGTGAGCATTTCGCCCTGATCAAGGAACTCCAGGACAAGTTCGGCGACATGAAGCAGCAGTACCGCGCCGCACATCGTGAGTTGACCAGTAAGGAGAGCTGGGCGGGTGTCTTCGGAATCGAGTAG
- a CDS encoding alpha/beta hydrolase: MREAATQANKPARGRMGNRLIAALVAVLTVVGLTGVVAGQATARIGGTQIGKQEFFINGCGMPDVKVRAWKKPGNYKTVILLDGMRAQYDYNGWEINTNVQEMVKSGVNVVEPIGGPASFYTDWDAPSNFNGQKYRYRWNCAITKSLVGALDKRGFRVGPSKRYAIMGLSMGGNAALVIGAQNRQHFDRAGSLSGYNFLSAPGMRTALRLAMFDVDPKPWNIDAMWGPPWSIRWFQNDPFWNIGNMRGMKIFVGSGNGLFGKYNALPNVFDDLFKGSTLELLAFTQSKAFEAAAFVQGVPLMTYYANGTHAWGYWQDMVWNAKNRGFFR, translated from the coding sequence ATGCGTGAAGCTGCCACTCAGGCGAACAAGCCTGCGCGCGGCCGGATGGGGAACCGGCTGATCGCCGCACTCGTCGCCGTGCTGACAGTTGTGGGTCTGACCGGCGTGGTCGCCGGACAGGCCACCGCCCGCATCGGCGGAACGCAGATCGGCAAGCAGGAGTTCTTCATCAACGGCTGCGGAATGCCCGATGTGAAGGTCCGCGCCTGGAAGAAGCCGGGCAACTACAAGACCGTCATCCTGCTCGACGGCATGCGCGCCCAGTACGACTACAACGGCTGGGAGATCAACACCAACGTCCAGGAGATGGTGAAGTCCGGCGTCAACGTCGTCGAGCCCATCGGTGGACCGGCCAGCTTCTACACCGACTGGGACGCACCCAGTAACTTCAACGGCCAGAAGTACCGGTACCGCTGGAATTGCGCCATCACCAAGTCGCTGGTCGGCGCCCTCGACAAGCGCGGCTTCCGCGTCGGCCCGTCGAAGCGTTACGCGATCATGGGTCTGTCGATGGGCGGTAACGCCGCTCTCGTCATCGGTGCGCAGAACCGCCAGCACTTCGACCGTGCCGGCTCGCTGTCGGGCTACAACTTCCTGAGCGCCCCCGGCATGCGCACCGCGCTGCGCCTGGCGATGTTCGATGTCGATCCCAAGCCGTGGAACATCGACGCGATGTGGGGTCCGCCGTGGAGCATCCGCTGGTTCCAGAACGATCCTTTCTGGAACATCGGCAACATGCGCGGCATGAAGATCTTCGTGGGCTCGGGCAACGGTCTCTTCGGCAAGTACAACGCGCTGCCCAACGTCTTCGACGACCTGTTCAAGGGATCGACGCTGGAGCTGCTGGCGTTCACCCAGTCGAAGGCCTTCGAGGCTGCCGCGTTCGTCCAGGGCGTGCCGCTCATGACGTACTACGCCAACGGCACCCACGCCTGGGGTTACTGGCAGGACATGGTCTGGAACGCCAAGAACCGCGGCTTCTTCCGTTGA
- the glf gene encoding UDP-galactopyranose mutase — MATSSSYDLIVVGSGFFGLTVAERAATQLGKRVLVIERRNHLGGNAYSEAEPTTGIEVHKYGAHLFHTSNDRVWEYVNQFTDFTNYQHRVFALHNGQAYQFPMGLGLISQFFGRYFSPDEARKLIAEQAGEIDTADAKNLEEKAISLIGRPLYEAFIKHYTAKQWQTDPTELPAGNITRLPVRYTFDNRYFNDKYEGLPVDGYTAWLENMAADERIEVRLSTDWFAVRDELREQNPDAPVVYTGPLDRYFEYSAGRLGWRTLDFETEVLDTGDFQGTPVMNYNDADVPFTRIHEFRHFHPERDSYPADKTVIMREFSRFADDDDEPYYPINTADDRAKLSAYRELARTETASANVLFGGRLGTYQYLDMHMAIASALTMFDNTLAPHLRDGAPLVSDPAGAE; from the coding sequence GTGGCAACCAGTAGCAGCTATGACCTGATCGTCGTCGGCTCCGGATTCTTCGGTCTCACCGTCGCCGAGCGGGCGGCCACCCAGTTGGGCAAGCGGGTCCTCGTGATCGAACGGCGCAACCATCTCGGTGGCAACGCCTATTCCGAGGCCGAGCCGACGACCGGGATCGAGGTCCACAAGTACGGCGCCCACCTGTTCCACACCTCCAACGACCGGGTGTGGGAGTACGTGAACCAGTTCACCGACTTCACGAACTACCAGCACCGCGTGTTCGCGTTGCACAACGGGCAGGCCTACCAGTTCCCGATGGGCCTCGGCCTCATCAGCCAGTTCTTCGGTCGCTACTTCTCGCCCGACGAGGCGCGAAAGCTGATCGCCGAGCAGGCCGGTGAGATCGACACCGCCGACGCCAAGAACCTCGAGGAGAAGGCGATCAGCCTCATCGGTCGGCCGCTCTACGAGGCGTTCATCAAGCACTACACCGCCAAGCAGTGGCAGACCGATCCCACCGAGCTGCCCGCCGGCAACATCACCCGCCTCCCGGTCCGCTACACCTTCGACAACCGGTACTTCAACGACAAATACGAGGGCCTGCCGGTCGACGGGTACACCGCCTGGCTGGAGAACATGGCCGCCGACGAGCGCATCGAGGTGCGCCTGTCGACCGACTGGTTCGCCGTCCGCGACGAGCTGCGTGAGCAGAACCCCGACGCGCCGGTCGTCTACACCGGCCCGCTGGACCGCTACTTCGAGTACTCCGCCGGCCGACTCGGTTGGCGCACACTCGATTTCGAGACCGAGGTGCTCGACACCGGGGACTTCCAGGGCACCCCGGTGATGAACTACAACGACGCCGACGTGCCGTTTACGCGTATCCACGAGTTCCGTCACTTCCATCCGGAACGGGACTCCTACCCCGCGGACAAGACCGTCATCATGCGCGAGTTCAGCCGCTTCGCCGACGACGACGACGAGCCGTACTACCCGATCAACACCGCCGACGACCGCGCCAAGCTGTCGGCCTACCGCGAACTCGCCCGCACCGAGACCGCCAGTGCGAACGTGCTGTTCGGCGGTCGCCTCGGTACCTACCAGTACCTCGACATGCACATGGCGATCGCCAGCGCGCTCACCATGTTCGACAACACCCTGGCGCCGCATCTGCGTGACGGTGCGCCGCTGGTGTCCGACCCCGCAGGAGCCGAATAG
- a CDS encoding PIG-L deacetylase family protein encodes MSPDVDSMSERFAATPVTENGTPEPEWQRWFAERGRWPGVDLSVERLVVLSAHPDDEVLGVGALLAAAAHRGIDVVTVCLSDGAASHPGSPTLTPEQLADRRRDELNSATAQLGLAPSRWCGLPDGGLAEHEEEIEVIVSRVLAEKPDVTTGLLAVWAHDGHPDHETVGRCAQRVGDGLGVPLWMYPIWMWHWALPDDPTVPWHRVQTFDLDDEALTRKRAAVEAFGTQVNPLSDAPEDAVVLGPHILARLLRDREFVFV; translated from the coding sequence ATGAGCCCAGATGTCGACAGCATGTCGGAACGTTTCGCGGCGACGCCGGTCACCGAGAACGGAACCCCGGAACCGGAGTGGCAGCGCTGGTTCGCCGAGCGAGGTCGGTGGCCGGGCGTGGATCTGTCGGTCGAGCGCCTCGTCGTGCTGTCCGCGCATCCCGACGACGAGGTGCTCGGGGTCGGCGCTCTGCTCGCGGCGGCCGCGCACCGCGGGATCGACGTGGTGACGGTGTGCCTGTCCGACGGAGCGGCGTCGCACCCTGGTTCGCCGACCCTCACCCCGGAACAGCTGGCCGACCGTCGACGCGATGAACTCAACTCGGCGACAGCACAGTTGGGCCTGGCCCCGTCACGATGGTGCGGCCTCCCCGACGGCGGCCTCGCCGAGCACGAGGAGGAGATCGAGGTGATCGTGTCCCGGGTTCTCGCCGAGAAGCCGGACGTCACCACCGGGCTGCTGGCCGTGTGGGCGCACGACGGCCACCCCGACCACGAGACCGTGGGTCGCTGCGCCCAGCGTGTCGGCGACGGGCTCGGCGTTCCGCTGTGGATGTACCCGATCTGGATGTGGCACTGGGCACTTCCCGACGATCCGACCGTCCCGTGGCACCGGGTGCAGACCTTCGACCTCGACGACGAGGCGCTCACACGCAAACGTGCCGCGGTCGAGGCATTCGGCACCCAGGTCAATCCCCTCTCGGACGCTCCCGAGGACGCCGTCGTCCTGGGTCCGCACATCCTGGCCAGACTGCTCCGTGATCGAGAGTTTGTGTTCGTATGA
- a CDS encoding acyl-CoA dehydrogenase family protein codes for MSAEAARTIVGSAGFGLPRPGAGATLERFATLTRLCSEDISTGRLVEAHADADAILGEIIGGAVRPGEFWGVWAAQPPGTRVDARPVANGFELDGVKEWCSGAGACTHALVTAATADGNRLFAVDLRQPGVSADLSSWHATGMRDTDTGTVTFDAVPATAVGAVTAYLDRPGFWHGGMGVAACWFGGARRVARPLYRAVGRSDDPLLRMHAGAVDALLAAGWAAIEAAARHIDADPTARAQREAFALRWSIEQLATAVVDRVGRALGPGPLVADPDHAQAVADLTVYIRQSHADADLAVLGSLVDGRIPGPHDDPAKEKS; via the coding sequence ATGAGCGCCGAAGCGGCCCGCACGATCGTGGGCTCCGCAGGATTCGGCCTGCCTCGGCCCGGCGCCGGCGCAACCCTCGAGCGCTTCGCCACGCTCACCCGCCTCTGCTCCGAAGACATCAGCACCGGGCGGCTCGTCGAGGCGCACGCCGACGCCGACGCCATCCTCGGCGAGATCATCGGCGGCGCGGTCCGTCCCGGCGAGTTCTGGGGTGTCTGGGCCGCTCAACCGCCCGGGACGCGGGTCGATGCCCGGCCGGTCGCGAACGGTTTCGAGCTCGACGGCGTCAAGGAATGGTGTTCGGGCGCGGGGGCGTGCACCCATGCGCTCGTCACGGCCGCGACCGCCGACGGCAACCGCCTGTTCGCGGTCGACCTGAGGCAACCGGGCGTGTCCGCCGACCTCTCGTCCTGGCACGCCACCGGCATGCGGGACACCGACACCGGGACCGTCACCTTCGATGCGGTTCCCGCCACCGCAGTCGGGGCGGTCACGGCGTACCTGGATCGTCCCGGCTTCTGGCACGGCGGGATGGGTGTGGCGGCGTGCTGGTTCGGCGGGGCGCGGCGAGTCGCCCGCCCGCTGTACCGCGCGGTGGGCCGCTCCGACGACCCGCTCCTGCGGATGCACGCCGGTGCGGTGGATGCACTGCTCGCAGCCGGATGGGCCGCGATCGAGGCCGCCGCCCGGCACATCGACGCCGATCCCACCGCGCGCGCGCAGCGCGAGGCGTTCGCCCTGCGATGGTCGATCGAACAGCTCGCCACCGCCGTCGTCGATCGGGTCGGCCGGGCGCTCGGCCCCGGGCCGCTGGTCGCCGACCCCGATCACGCGCAGGCGGTCGCCGACCTCACCGTCTACATCCGGCAGTCACACGCCGACGCCGACCTCGCGGTTCTCGGGTCTCTCGTCGACGGGCGCATCCCCGGTCCCCACGATGATCCGGCGAAGGAGAAGTCATGA
- a CDS encoding phosphatase PAP2 family protein, whose protein sequence is MSSESSSSDIQVEESTKLPADDAPRPLAGEEKILVAIQTGIGSRPGVRSAARGLSHFGEHALGWLAISGAGWTLARARGDVRSQQLWIEAGVGAFGAHAASVIIKRIVRRPRPAHPAIDIGVSTPSKLSFPSSHATSTTAAAILIGRAAGWDAKVLPAALVPPMLLSRLVLGVHYPTDVTAGAAIGAASAAAVIAGDKVLLEPTRNAPASGRARRAARALTRLGLTAAVPGGPLRLAASPVIARVTRHRESA, encoded by the coding sequence GTGTCTTCGGAATCGAGTAGTTCTGACATACAGGTCGAGGAGTCGACGAAGCTCCCGGCCGACGACGCCCCCAGACCCCTCGCCGGGGAGGAGAAGATCCTCGTCGCCATCCAGACGGGCATCGGTTCGCGTCCCGGTGTGCGGTCGGCGGCGCGCGGGCTGTCGCATTTCGGCGAGCACGCCCTGGGCTGGCTGGCCATCTCCGGTGCCGGCTGGACGCTGGCGCGTGCCCGCGGCGACGTGCGCTCCCAGCAGTTGTGGATCGAAGCCGGTGTGGGCGCCTTCGGCGCGCATGCGGCCTCGGTGATCATCAAGCGAATCGTGCGCCGGCCCCGGCCGGCGCATCCGGCCATCGACATCGGGGTGTCCACGCCGAGCAAGCTGAGCTTCCCGTCGTCGCACGCCACCTCGACCACGGCAGCGGCGATCCTCATCGGCCGGGCAGCCGGCTGGGACGCGAAGGTGCTGCCCGCGGCACTGGTGCCGCCGATGCTCCTGTCGCGTCTTGTACTCGGCGTTCACTATCCGACAGACGTCACCGCGGGTGCCGCGATCGGTGCCGCGAGCGCAGCGGCCGTCATCGCGGGCGATAAGGTGCTGCTCGAACCCACCCGGAATGCTCCGGCCTCAGGACGTGCCCGCCGCGCGGCGCGCGCCCTGACCCGGCTCGGCCTCACGGCCGCGGTGCCCGGCGGGCCGCTGCGACTCGCCGCGTCCCCCGTCATCGCACGGGTGACACGACACAGGGAGAGTGCATGA
- a CDS encoding alpha/beta hydrolase-fold protein — protein MRRNSGTRPFGARVTWRTVMAAVVAIVAVMTLVVGQGLAGAEPAPAPAPAPASPAAPPASPAAPPSAPPSSAAPAAAPAPVPPGKVTNTYWYTDRRVALWVYSPSMNTNIQVQILLARDWHAKPKEKFPQLTMLDGLRAQDDQSGWVLNTKIVDFYKDKNVNVILPIGGESSFYTDWKEPDRGKNYKWETFLMRELPPILENDWRSTDVRGIEGLSMGGSAAMMLAARNPGFYKFAASFSGILQFSSFGMPQAIQFAVRDGGGYDSMKMFGPPSDPAWKEHDPYVLADKLQGTSLYVSSGNGMVGPHDKPSDIPLLATNYSGVGLEMLSRVTSQQFAVQLNRKGIPGQAVYRPSGTHTWPYWEFEMMQAWPQAAAALGLSRDAVACRVDGAFRKLWDANKGDLGGCLTPAYGVPGGKAQDFANGRIFTGPKGPKIVTGAIGGAYVAAGGPGGRLGKPVSNEEPTRDGKGRVNYFEHGRITWTAKDGTEVLK, from the coding sequence ATGCGGCGAAACAGTGGTACCCGACCGTTCGGTGCGCGAGTGACCTGGCGAACGGTGATGGCCGCCGTGGTGGCGATCGTGGCCGTGATGACGCTTGTCGTGGGTCAGGGACTCGCGGGCGCCGAGCCCGCCCCGGCACCCGCCCCGGCCCCGGCCTCGCCGGCTGCGCCCCCGGCTTCTCCGGCTGCACCGCCCTCGGCGCCCCCGTCGTCGGCGGCTCCGGCAGCCGCACCGGCCCCGGTTCCGCCGGGGAAGGTGACCAACACCTACTGGTACACCGATCGCCGCGTCGCCCTGTGGGTGTACTCGCCGTCGATGAACACCAACATCCAGGTGCAGATCCTCCTCGCGCGTGACTGGCACGCCAAGCCCAAGGAGAAGTTCCCGCAGCTGACGATGCTCGACGGTCTGCGCGCGCAGGACGATCAGAGCGGCTGGGTTCTCAACACCAAGATCGTCGACTTCTACAAGGACAAGAACGTCAACGTCATCCTGCCGATCGGTGGCGAGTCGAGCTTCTACACCGATTGGAAGGAACCCGACCGCGGCAAGAACTACAAGTGGGAGACGTTCCTGATGCGGGAACTGCCGCCCATTCTCGAGAACGACTGGCGCTCCACGGACGTTCGCGGCATCGAGGGTCTGTCGATGGGTGGCTCGGCCGCGATGATGCTGGCCGCGCGCAATCCCGGCTTCTACAAGTTCGCCGCGTCGTTCTCCGGCATCCTGCAGTTCAGCTCCTTCGGTATGCCGCAGGCGATCCAGTTCGCCGTCCGTGACGGCGGCGGCTACGACTCGATGAAGATGTTCGGTCCGCCCTCCGACCCGGCCTGGAAGGAGCACGACCCGTACGTCCTCGCCGACAAGCTGCAGGGCACGAGTCTCTACGTATCCTCCGGCAACGGCATGGTCGGCCCACACGACAAGCCGTCGGACATCCCGCTGCTCGCGACCAACTACTCGGGCGTCGGCCTGGAGATGCTCAGCCGCGTCACGTCGCAGCAGTTCGCGGTCCAGTTGAACCGCAAGGGGATTCCGGGCCAGGCGGTCTACCGCCCGTCCGGAACGCACACCTGGCCGTACTGGGAGTTCGAGATGATGCAGGCGTGGCCGCAGGCCGCGGCAGCCCTCGGCCTTTCGCGAGACGCGGTCGCCTGCCGGGTGGACGGCGCCTTCCGCAAGCTCTGGGATGCCAACAAGGGCGACCTGGGCGGCTGCCTGACGCCGGCCTACGGCGTCCCCGGTGGCAAGGCCCAGGACTTCGCCAACGGCCGTATCTTCACCGGCCCGAAGGGTCCGAAGATCGTGACCGGCGCCATCGGCGGTGCCTACGTGGCGGCCGGCGGTCCGGGCGGGCGTCTCGGCAAGCCGGTTAGCAACGAGGAACCGACCCGCGACGGCAAGGGCCGGGTCAACTACTTCGAGCACGGCCGCATCACCTGGACGGCCAAGGACGGCACGGAGGTCCTCAAGTGA
- a CDS encoding glycosyltransferase, which produces MAASPPPAAAAAITDIVVVVPAHNEQTLLPSCLAALDAALAVVRPSVQVIVVLDSCDDDSAGAVPDHMTTVHVTARCVGTARRAGFAAASPTPADTTWFATTDADSTVPPDWLVTHVEAADSGADAFVGIVTPDGFDGWPPGTGTMFDARYDARPGHRHVHGANLGVRATAYATAGGFRDLDAHEDVDLVRRLEEADVPIEWGADAPVRTSTRRVGRTADGFASYLRELADQTPGTIR; this is translated from the coding sequence GTGGCCGCCTCGCCACCTCCCGCGGCGGCCGCCGCCATCACGGACATCGTGGTCGTCGTGCCCGCCCACAACGAGCAGACCCTGCTCCCCTCCTGCCTGGCCGCGCTCGACGCCGCGCTCGCCGTCGTCCGACCGTCGGTGCAGGTGATCGTGGTGCTCGACTCCTGCGACGACGACTCCGCCGGCGCCGTCCCCGACCATATGACGACGGTCCACGTGACCGCGCGGTGCGTCGGTACCGCGCGGCGGGCGGGCTTCGCCGCGGCATCACCGACGCCGGCCGACACCACCTGGTTCGCGACGACCGATGCCGACTCGACGGTGCCGCCCGACTGGCTGGTCACCCACGTCGAGGCCGCGGACTCCGGAGCCGACGCGTTCGTGGGCATCGTCACTCCTGACGGCTTCGACGGATGGCCACCGGGAACCGGGACGATGTTCGACGCCCGCTACGACGCCCGGCCCGGCCACCGTCACGTGCACGGCGCCAACCTGGGCGTACGAGCGACCGCCTATGCCACTGCGGGCGGATTCCGGGATCTCGACGCTCACGAGGACGTCGACCTCGTCCGGCGGCTCGAGGAGGCCGACGTGCCGATCGAGTGGGGCGCGGACGCCCCGGTACGTACGTCGACGCGGCGGGTGGGCCGGACCGCCGACGGTTTCGCGTCCTACCTGCGAGAACTCGCCGACCAGACTCCCGGGACGATCCGATGA
- a CDS encoding DUF732 domain-containing protein, whose product MTTKCARLVLPLAGLALALGSVSACSDDSTASAPITNNPVTTTSLYSAAGSSTPASGSASAEPTTKVSDAPSGTASQLPETEPNPSTKVPDDFPGPNGAPLDAKAKAYLAALKADNVTFMGDSDHSVSLTMAKYVCGAKQKGTDPGMVKAFVTASVGPGTKTVEEANTKADKVIRAAEQHYC is encoded by the coding sequence ATGACAACGAAGTGTGCTCGGCTGGTGCTGCCCTTGGCGGGACTCGCACTCGCGCTCGGTTCGGTCTCGGCGTGCTCCGACGATTCGACGGCCAGTGCGCCGATCACCAACAACCCGGTCACCACCACGTCGCTGTACTCGGCCGCGGGTTCGTCCACGCCCGCGTCGGGTTCGGCCTCGGCCGAGCCGACCACCAAGGTCTCGGACGCGCCGTCGGGCACCGCTTCGCAGCTGCCCGAGACCGAGCCCAATCCGAGCACCAAGGTCCCGGACGACTTCCCGGGGCCGAATGGTGCTCCGCTCGACGCCAAGGCCAAGGCCTACCTCGCGGCGCTGAAGGCGGACAACGTCACCTTCATGGGCGACAGCGACCACTCCGTCTCGCTCACCATGGCAAAGTACGTGTGCGGCGCCAAACAGAAGGGCACCGACCCGGGCATGGTGAAGGCCTTCGTCACCGCATCGGTCGGGCCGGGCACAAAGACCGTCGAAGAGGCGAACACCAAGGCCGACAAGGTGATTCGCGCGGCAGAACAGCACTACTGCTGA
- a CDS encoding decaprenyl-phosphate phosphoribosyltransferase yields MSEEPIEHGKVAGPPKNLATGLIKAIRPRQWVKNVLVLAAPLAAGNITDASVLASAGIAFVAFCLAASSIYLVNDAMDVESDRNHPTKRFRPIAAGVVPVPLAYGLAAVLLAASIGISFLANWQTAVVIAIYLIIQLGYCFGLKNQAVIDICIVSSGFLLRAIAGGVAAEIVLSQWFLLVMAFGSLFMAAGKRYAELQLAERTGAKIRKALQYYTTTYLRFVWTLSATAVVVFYGLWAFDKGAENHDTNVAYAISMVPFTVAILRYAVDVDGGAAGEPEEIALGDRILQLLAVAWLVCVGVAVYAVN; encoded by the coding sequence ATGAGCGAGGAGCCGATCGAGCACGGGAAGGTCGCCGGGCCCCCGAAGAACCTGGCCACCGGGCTGATCAAGGCGATCCGTCCGCGGCAGTGGGTGAAGAACGTCCTGGTGCTCGCCGCACCGCTGGCCGCCGGCAACATCACCGACGCCTCGGTGCTGGCCTCCGCCGGCATCGCCTTCGTCGCGTTCTGCCTCGCCGCGTCGAGCATCTACCTGGTCAACGACGCGATGGACGTCGAGTCCGACCGTAATCACCCGACCAAGCGGTTCCGTCCCATCGCCGCGGGCGTGGTCCCGGTGCCGCTGGCCTACGGCCTCGCCGCGGTGCTGCTGGCCGCCTCGATCGGGATCTCGTTCCTCGCGAACTGGCAGACCGCGGTCGTCATCGCGATCTACCTGATCATCCAGCTCGGCTACTGCTTCGGCCTCAAGAACCAGGCCGTCATCGACATTTGCATCGTGTCGTCGGGCTTCCTGCTGCGCGCGATCGCCGGTGGCGTCGCGGCCGAGATCGTGCTGTCGCAGTGGTTCTTGCTCGTCATGGCCTTCGGTTCGCTGTTCATGGCCGCCGGCAAGCGGTACGCCGAGCTGCAGCTCGCCGAGCGCACCGGCGCCAAGATCCGCAAGGCGCTGCAGTACTACACCACGACCTACCTGCGATTCGTCTGGACGCTGTCGGCCACGGCCGTGGTGGTCTTCTACGGACTCTGGGCGTTCGACAAGGGCGCCGAAAACCATGACACGAACGTCGCCTACGCGATCTCGATGGTGCCGTTCACTGTCGCGATCCTGCGTTATGCGGTCGATGTCGACGGTGGCGCCGCAGGTGAGCCCGAGGAGATCGCCCTCGGCGACCGCATTCTGCAGCTGCTGGCCGTGGCCTGGTTAGTATGCGTGGGTGTCGCGGTCTATGCAGTCAATTGA